The Xylanibacillus composti genome includes a window with the following:
- a CDS encoding ABC transporter ATP-binding protein: MLRLLADKLQVGYGEHRIIQELTATIPNQQITTILGPNGCGKSTLLKAMTRIIPVQAGAVILDGKPIMQEKTKEIAKKLAILPQTQESASGLTAGELVSYGRYPYQQGLGRLSKRDCEVIDWAMEVTGTLHYKYRPVDALSGGQKQRVWIAMALAQETDMIFLDEPTTYLDLAHQLEVLELLQKLNEEQGRTIVMVLHDLNQAARFADHLIAMKDGRIVKAGSAEEVMRKDVLRHVFHIDAEIGRDPRTNKPMCVTYNLIKGENQHETETNLDALHPAAVASY, from the coding sequence ATTTTGCGATTACTTGCGGATAAACTACAAGTCGGCTACGGTGAGCACCGAATTATTCAGGAGCTTACGGCGACCATTCCGAATCAGCAGATCACGACGATACTCGGACCCAACGGCTGCGGCAAGTCCACATTGCTTAAGGCGATGACCCGTATTATTCCGGTTCAGGCAGGCGCGGTCATTCTTGATGGGAAGCCGATCATGCAAGAAAAGACGAAGGAGATCGCCAAGAAGCTGGCCATTCTTCCACAGACTCAGGAATCTGCCAGCGGCTTGACGGCAGGCGAGCTTGTTTCATATGGCCGATACCCCTATCAGCAGGGACTCGGCAGGTTGAGCAAACGGGATTGCGAAGTTATCGATTGGGCGATGGAGGTAACCGGCACCTTGCATTACAAGTACCGTCCAGTCGACGCCTTGTCCGGCGGACAGAAGCAACGCGTCTGGATTGCGATGGCCCTGGCTCAGGAAACGGATATGATCTTTCTCGATGAGCCGACGACTTACCTCGATTTGGCACATCAATTGGAAGTGCTGGAGCTGCTGCAGAAGCTGAACGAAGAACAGGGGCGCACCATTGTCATGGTGCTCCACGACCTCAATCAGGCCGCACGGTTTGCCGACCATTTGATCGCCATGAAAGATGGCCGCATCGTAAAAGCCGGAAGCGCAGAGGAAGTTATGCGGAAGGATGTCCTGCGCCATGTATTTCACATTGATGCCGAAATTGGCCGAGATCCCAGAACGAACAAGCCTATGTGCGTTACCTACAATTTGATCAAAGGAGAGAATCAACATGAAACCGAAACAAATCTGGATGCCCTTCATCCTGCTGCTGTTGCTAGTTATTAG
- a CDS encoding NAD(P)/FAD-dependent oxidoreductase — translation MNPEHIYDVTVIGGGPAGLYAAFYSGLREMKTKIIEYQPQLGGKLHVYPEKMIWDVGGLTPLPGAKLLEQLVSQGLTFDPTVVLGEKVEAIQREPNGLFVLPTASGQLHYSRTVIVAIGSGILNPHKLEIEGAERFEITNLNYTVKSLKQFKDKVVLVSGGGNTAVDWANELLMVARKVIVVHRKEAFSGHEAQVKQLLNSKAECLLHTTITKLIAGKSHERIEQVQLTNKQTGEVFALEVDEVVINHGYDRDSSLLDCSELPIERKDGYYIAGNAKSESSIEGLYAAGDILSYEGKVHLIAGAFQDAANAVNRAKQFLEPGAGSTAMVSSHNERFAERNRALIRQLMR, via the coding sequence TTGAATCCGGAACATATTTATGACGTAACAGTTATAGGCGGAGGGCCTGCGGGACTTTATGCAGCGTTCTACAGCGGACTTCGCGAGATGAAGACCAAGATTATCGAATATCAGCCCCAACTAGGCGGCAAGCTGCATGTGTATCCCGAAAAGATGATCTGGGATGTGGGCGGATTAACGCCGCTGCCCGGCGCCAAGCTGCTGGAGCAGCTTGTGTCGCAAGGGCTGACGTTCGACCCGACGGTCGTCCTTGGGGAGAAGGTGGAGGCAATTCAGCGCGAGCCCAATGGCCTCTTCGTGCTTCCGACCGCATCCGGCCAGCTCCATTATTCCAGAACCGTCATCGTTGCGATAGGCAGTGGCATTTTGAATCCGCACAAGCTGGAAATTGAGGGTGCCGAGCGCTTTGAAATCACCAATCTGAACTACACAGTGAAATCGCTGAAGCAATTCAAGGATAAGGTGGTACTCGTTTCGGGAGGAGGAAATACCGCGGTGGATTGGGCGAATGAGCTGCTGATGGTTGCGCGAAAGGTAATTGTCGTGCACCGGAAGGAAGCCTTCTCCGGTCATGAAGCCCAGGTTAAGCAGCTGCTGAACAGCAAGGCTGAATGTCTGTTGCACACGACGATTACGAAGCTGATCGCAGGCAAGTCGCATGAGCGTATTGAACAGGTTCAGCTCACCAACAAGCAGACAGGCGAGGTCTTTGCACTCGAGGTTGATGAAGTTGTGATCAATCATGGCTATGACCGCGACAGCTCATTGCTGGATTGCAGCGAACTGCCAATTGAACGAAAAGACGGGTACTACATTGCAGGCAATGCAAAGAGCGAATCCTCGATTGAAGGGCTGTACGCAGCCGGGGATATTTTGAGCTACGAAGGAAAGGTGCACCTGATTGCAGGTGCTTTTCAAGATGCGGCGAACGCAGTGAACCGGGCGAAGCAGTTCTTGGAGCCGGGCGCTGGCAGCACGGCAATGGTTTCCTCTCACAATGAGCGGTTCGCAGAACGCAATCGGGCATTAATCAGGCAGTTGATGCGTTAA
- a CDS encoding cytochrome c oxidase assembly protein, with protein sequence MHVGHEPLQAASDWHWGALVIGICLVSIVLYITAMYISGLRGKPVPLYRLALWSAAMLSAAVSLAGPLAEKAHADFAAHMLAHLLLGMVAPLLAALAAPFSLLYRTISTNAARKLACTLKSRPLRILGDPLLASFLHVGGLWGLYATPVYEAMHHNLLLHLFIHAHFFIAGYLYTVAIIPIDPTPHRTRFAYRAAVLLLASAGHSILAKHLYAHPPKGVPLDQATAGSQLMYYGGDAVGAAMIILFCYQWYRAARPRHVAPPSQSAGSNKRRCMLTHQLPD encoded by the coding sequence ATGCACGTCGGGCATGAACCGCTGCAGGCTGCAAGCGATTGGCATTGGGGCGCATTGGTTATCGGAATCTGCCTAGTCTCCATCGTCCTCTATATCACGGCTATGTACATATCCGGCCTGCGCGGCAAGCCTGTTCCCCTCTATCGCCTTGCCTTATGGAGCGCAGCAATGCTTAGCGCTGCTGTCTCATTAGCAGGACCTTTGGCAGAGAAGGCGCACGCAGATTTTGCTGCCCATATGCTGGCTCATTTGCTGCTTGGCATGGTGGCGCCGCTCCTGGCCGCTCTTGCCGCTCCCTTCTCTCTATTATACCGAACGATCTCAACAAATGCCGCACGCAAGCTTGCGTGCACGCTAAAGAGCCGCCCATTGCGCATTCTGGGCGACCCGCTTCTTGCTTCATTCTTGCATGTGGGCGGACTGTGGGGGCTGTACGCAACACCCGTATACGAAGCCATGCATCACAACTTGCTGCTGCATCTATTCATTCACGCTCATTTTTTTATAGCCGGATATCTCTATACCGTTGCCATCATTCCGATCGATCCGACACCGCACCGAACCCGATTTGCTTACCGGGCCGCTGTGCTGCTGCTGGCCTCGGCAGGCCATAGCATCCTGGCCAAGCATCTATACGCCCATCCTCCGAAAGGCGTCCCGCTTGACCAAGCGACAGCGGGAAGCCAGCTTATGTATTATGGCGGCGATGCGGTTGGGGCTGCCATGATCATCCTTTTTTGCTATCAATGGTACCGGGCTGCACGCCCGCGCCATGTTGCGCCTCCGAGCCAATCAGCCGGTTCGAATAAGCGCCGCTGCATGTTAACGCATCAACTGCCTGATTAA
- a CDS encoding DUF2243 domain-containing protein translates to MQAHSYKTASSNGTAARRNLVSGGLFGIGMVAFLDEAIFHQLLHWHHFYDKSTTSIGLVSDGFFHAFSWLATIGGLFLFADLRRKDMLQVKRWFGSIWLGAGLFQLYDGLIQHKVMGIHQIRYVDHVFYYDLVWNGIALLMIVAGGALIGRRPRSSMQTGGQRDARRA, encoded by the coding sequence ATGCAAGCTCATTCCTATAAGACTGCTTCATCGAATGGAACGGCGGCAAGGAGAAATCTGGTTTCTGGCGGCCTGTTCGGCATTGGCATGGTCGCCTTCCTCGATGAAGCGATTTTCCACCAGCTGCTTCATTGGCATCACTTCTATGACAAGTCCACAACAAGCATCGGTCTAGTGTCCGACGGCTTCTTCCACGCGTTCAGCTGGCTGGCCACCATCGGCGGGTTGTTCCTGTTCGCCGACCTCCGCAGAAAGGACATGCTGCAAGTGAAGCGCTGGTTCGGAAGCATCTGGCTAGGCGCCGGCCTCTTCCAGCTTTACGACGGACTGATTCAGCATAAAGTCATGGGCATTCATCAAATTCGCTATGTGGATCATGTCTTCTATTATGATTTGGTCTGGAATGGGATTGCGCTGCTGATGATCGTGGCAGGCGGAGCACTAATCGGGCGTCGCCCCCGTTCCTCCATGCAGACGGGAGGTCAGCGCGATGCACGTCGGGCATGA